From the Peromyscus leucopus breed LL Stock unplaced genomic scaffold, UCI_PerLeu_2.1 scaffold_1227, whole genome shotgun sequence genome, one window contains:
- the LOC119087084 gene encoding phospholipase A2-like isoform X1 has product MKLLLLVTLLTAGTTAHSIIRRSLWQFNNVIKCTIPASHPLLEYSNYGCYCGFGGSDTPVDELDRCCQTHDNCYDQAMKMESCKSLIDNPYTTSYSYSCSGNEVTCSDKNDPCEAFICNCDHEAAICFSQAPYNKENKGITC; this is encoded by the exons ATGAAACTCCTTCTGCTGGTCACTTTGCTCACAG CAGGCACTACAGCACACAGCATCATCCGTCGGTCTTTGTGGCAGTTCAACAATGTGATAAAGTGCACCATCCCTGCGAGTCATCCCTTGTTGGAATACAGCAACTATGGCTGCTACTGTGGCTTCGGGGGCTCCGACACTCCGGTGGATGAGTTAGACAG gtgCTGCCAGACTCACGACAATTGCTATGATCAGGCCATGAAGATGGAAAGCTGCAAATCCCTCATAGACAACCCCTACACCACCTCCTATTCATACTCATGCTCTGGGAATGAGGTCACCTGCAGTG ACAAAAACGACCCCTGTGAGGCCTTCATCTGCAACTGTGACCATGAGGCCGCCATCTGCTTCTCACAGGCTCCATACAACAAGGAGAACAAAGGCATTACGTGTTAG
- the LOC119087084 gene encoding phospholipase A2-like isoform X2: MKLLLLVTLLTGTTAHSIIRRSLWQFNNVIKCTIPASHPLLEYSNYGCYCGFGGSDTPVDELDRCCQTHDNCYDQAMKMESCKSLIDNPYTTSYSYSCSGNEVTCSDKNDPCEAFICNCDHEAAICFSQAPYNKENKGITC, encoded by the exons ATGAAACTCCTTCTGCTGGTCACTTTGCTCACAG GCACTACAGCACACAGCATCATCCGTCGGTCTTTGTGGCAGTTCAACAATGTGATAAAGTGCACCATCCCTGCGAGTCATCCCTTGTTGGAATACAGCAACTATGGCTGCTACTGTGGCTTCGGGGGCTCCGACACTCCGGTGGATGAGTTAGACAG gtgCTGCCAGACTCACGACAATTGCTATGATCAGGCCATGAAGATGGAAAGCTGCAAATCCCTCATAGACAACCCCTACACCACCTCCTATTCATACTCATGCTCTGGGAATGAGGTCACCTGCAGTG ACAAAAACGACCCCTGTGAGGCCTTCATCTGCAACTGTGACCATGAGGCCGCCATCTGCTTCTCACAGGCTCCATACAACAAGGAGAACAAAGGCATTACGTGTTAG